Proteins encoded in a region of the Orcinus orca chromosome X, mOrcOrc1.1, whole genome shotgun sequence genome:
- the LOC101275277 gene encoding A-kinase anchor protein 17B isoform X2, giving the protein MTVTMVYDNSEATELCAAQHLYLKPIAKLMINVLLPESTEPMRPFSNWEVLDQLKSLICPDQFTTVRLSKSTKDFIRFEGEAETRSLVQILKAKLHGKIIKLSGLKTDLRVVATDAQGEWEHFPKEKGAPLADGSEEQDHDKSPDSIYFEGLPCKWFAPKGSSGEKPCEEILRVVFESFGKIKNVDIPMLDPYREVMTGGSFGGFSFGLQTFEAFIQYQESTDFVKAMESLRGMKLMLKGDDGKALACNIKVMFDTTKHFSEGAIRRRNQERLKLQELEEERKKKKREEEEAERKRKEEERKAQEKRRKARVRRHALKERDRHRQRRQKDSAKAEPRQGPSSSEDWEERKGLLARRRLEALRLLRALLRKIAIRPLPQCSSLWGSIQFNPREVDVAVSKANRAPGTTLGALKKEELNTQYLQNQEEMPRYQVSKSDNKRKQKMKERATAHLRKSSHYLGEKKLRYSARKERTGKLLTSEYNHSLLPDGNSLQIAMIQGQSLAKEDYHGSNKSYSSRLVERDHGRKQKIYETDEFIDYLLNYYHTPKYARICLEPSHITSTCQWHRAVHAKGSGFQINLRKHKRHLTSLSQMQNLDRREQVQEDDSCTKICTQDPEHKAQKRGKVDYAKECRMFKGFKHHCKDTVCEAGDRPSPAFGKSHLLEQTHAYQVQDSISTSQSQVSSPNRSADFDLRLTDFLEEISSDSECFSEILSINKEEKEKSVATYDSSPEKGSLDTDEIITCDPEIRSSQQTLYSEWKHEEEKYSKYELRKPGKRSNYELRCSWLEGENSSIRDEKSNSKKSEILAPKYLFDKSYHHESSTSDQLDTVTRKRMQFSDSTFNQKVNYRPFHVPITSSKSANASYLGDFPKRREAPRKSEYNQDARRFKRYENSEDFMLNSDNYYTRHNSQEHIDYGSYLGNNHASSLYFQMF; this is encoded by the exons ATGACGGTCACGATGGTGTATGATAATTCAGAGGCAACGGAGCTCTGTGCGGCTCAGCACCTCTACCTCAAGCCCATAGCAAAGTTGATGATCAACGTATTGCTCCCTGAGAGCACGGAACCCATGAGGCCCTTCTCTAACTGGGAAGTTCTTGACCAGCTGAAGAGCCTGATTTGTCCTGACCAGTTCACCACAGTGCGGCTCTCCAAGAGCACTAAGGACTTCATCCGATTTGAGGGGGAGGCTGAAACTCGAAGTTTGGTTCAGATCCTGAAGGCCAAGTTACACGGGAAGATCATCAAGCTAAGCGGTTTGAAAACAGACTTAAGAGTAGTGGCCACAGATGCCCAGGGGGAGTGGGAACACTTCCCCAAAGAAAAGGGGGCACCGTTGGCTGACGGGTCTGAAGAGCAGGACCACGATAAGAGCCCAGATTCCATATACTTCGAAGGCCTGCCCTGCAAGTGGTTTGCACCTAAAGGTTCCAGCGGGGAGAAGCCATGTGAAGAGATCCTTCGGGTGGTCTTTGAAAGTTTTGGGAAGATCAAGAATGTGGATATTCCGATGCTCGACCCCTACCGAGAAGTCATGACTGGTGGGAGCTTTGGGGGGTTCAGCTTCGGCTTGCAGACGTTCGAGGCCTTTATACAGTACCAGGAGTCAACTGACTTTGTAAAGGCCATGGAGTCCCTCCGCGGGATGAAGCTGATGCTTAAAGGAGATGATGGGAAAGCTCTGGCATGTAACATTAAG GTTATGTTTGATACAACCAAACACTTCAGTGAAGGAGCTATAAGGAGGAGAAATCAAGAAAGGCTGAAATTACAAGAgctggaggaagaaaggaaaaaaaagaagagagaagaggaagaggctgaAAG aaagagaaaagaggaggagaggaaagcccaggaaaagaggagaaaggcCAGAGTCAGGAGGCACGCCCTGAAGGAAAGAGACAGACACCGGCAAAGGAGACAGAAGGACAGTGCCAAAGCGGAGCCCCGTCAGGGGCCCAGCTCTTCCGAGGactgggaagagaggaagggccTGCTGGCCAGGAGGCGGCTGGAGGCCCTCCGCCTGCTGCGGGCGCTCCTGAGGAAAATCGCAATAAGGCCCTTGCCCCAGTGTTCCTCGCTTTGG GGGTCTATACAATTTAACCCACGGGAGGTAGATGTTGCAGTCTCCAAAGCTAATCGTGCTCCGGGGACCACACTGGGAGCTCTGAAGAAAGAAGAGTTAAACACTCAGTATCTTCAAAATCAGGAGGAAATGCCAAGATATCAGGTTTCCAAGTCAgataacaagagaaaacaaaaaatgaaggaaagagcTACGGCTCACTTACGTAAATCTTCCCActaccttggggaaaaaaaattaagatattcaGCTAGAAAAGAGAGAACTGGAAAATTATTAACCAGTGAATACAATCACAGTTTGCTCCCTGATGGGAATTCTTTGCAAATTGCCATGATTCAAGGTCAATCTCTTGCGAAAGAAGACTACCATGGTTCTAATAAATCCTATTCTTCCAGATTAGTTGAGAGAGACcatggcaggaaacagaagatctATGAAACAGATGAATTTATTGACTATCTTCTTAACTATTATCACACTCCAAAATATGCCCGTATCTGCCTAGAACCAAGTCACATAACAAGCACATGTCAGTGGCACAGGGCCGTCCATGCGAAAGGAAGTGGATTTCAAATCAATTTGAGAAAACATAAGCGTCATTTAACCAGTTTGAGCCAAATGCAAAACCTAGATAGGAGAGAACAGGTGCAAGAAGACGATTCCTGCACAAAGATTTGTACTCAGGATCCTGAGCATAAAGCACAAAAGAGGGGAAAAGTGGATTATGCCAAAGAGTGTAGAATGTTTAAGGGGTTTAAACATCATTGCAAGGACACAGTATGTGAAGCTGGTGATCGGCCATCCCCAGCTTTTGGAAAGAGCCATCTGTTGGAACAGACTCATGCTTACCAGGTCCAAGATTCCATATCCACAAGTCAAAGCCAAGTTTCCTCGCCCAACAGGTCAGCAGACTTTGATTTGAGGTTGACAGATTTCTTAGAGGAAATTAGCAGTGATTCTGAATGTTTCAGTGAAATCCTTAGTataaacaaagaggagaaagagaaatctgtGGCCACATATGATAGCTCCCCAGAAAAGGGATCTCTTGACACTGATGAAATCATCACTTGCGATCCAGAAATTAGGTCAAGTCAGCAAACCTTGTACTCAGAGTGGAAACATGAGGAGGAAAAATACTCTAAATACGAGCTTAGGAAACCAGGCAAGAGGTCCAATTATGAACTGAGATGTTCATGGCTTGAGGGTGAAAACAGTTCTATTAGAGATGAGAAGAGCAACAGcaaaaagagtgaaatattgGCCCCCAAATACTTATTTGATAAAAGCTACCACCACGAATCCAGTACCAGTGATCAATTAGACACTGTCACAAGAAAGAGGATGCAGTTTAGTGATAGTACATTTAACCAGAAAGTGAACTATAGGCCCTTTCATGTGCCAATAACATCATCAAAAAGTGCTAATGCTTCCTATTTGGGGGATTTTCCCAAAAGAAGAGAGGCTCCACGGAAGTCAGAATATAACCAGGATGCAAGGAGGTTTAAAAGATATGAGAATTCTGAAGATTTCATGCTGAATTCTGATAATTACTATACCAGACATAACAGTCAGGAGCACATTGACTACGGAAGCTATTTAGGAAACAACCACgctagttctttatattttcaaatgttttga
- the LOC101275277 gene encoding A-kinase anchor protein 17B isoform X1: MYFWCICGEEGDLRILLFRHLPGGSPYRFPADTMTVTMVYDNSEATELCAAQHLYLKPIAKLMINVLLPESTEPMRPFSNWEVLDQLKSLICPDQFTTVRLSKSTKDFIRFEGEAETRSLVQILKAKLHGKIIKLSGLKTDLRVVATDAQGEWEHFPKEKGAPLADGSEEQDHDKSPDSIYFEGLPCKWFAPKGSSGEKPCEEILRVVFESFGKIKNVDIPMLDPYREVMTGGSFGGFSFGLQTFEAFIQYQESTDFVKAMESLRGMKLMLKGDDGKALACNIKVMFDTTKHFSEGAIRRRNQERLKLQELEEERKKKKREEEEAERKRKEEERKAQEKRRKARVRRHALKERDRHRQRRQKDSAKAEPRQGPSSSEDWEERKGLLARRRLEALRLLRALLRKIAIRPLPQCSSLWGSIQFNPREVDVAVSKANRAPGTTLGALKKEELNTQYLQNQEEMPRYQVSKSDNKRKQKMKERATAHLRKSSHYLGEKKLRYSARKERTGKLLTSEYNHSLLPDGNSLQIAMIQGQSLAKEDYHGSNKSYSSRLVERDHGRKQKIYETDEFIDYLLNYYHTPKYARICLEPSHITSTCQWHRAVHAKGSGFQINLRKHKRHLTSLSQMQNLDRREQVQEDDSCTKICTQDPEHKAQKRGKVDYAKECRMFKGFKHHCKDTVCEAGDRPSPAFGKSHLLEQTHAYQVQDSISTSQSQVSSPNRSADFDLRLTDFLEEISSDSECFSEILSINKEEKEKSVATYDSSPEKGSLDTDEIITCDPEIRSSQQTLYSEWKHEEEKYSKYELRKPGKRSNYELRCSWLEGENSSIRDEKSNSKKSEILAPKYLFDKSYHHESSTSDQLDTVTRKRMQFSDSTFNQKVNYRPFHVPITSSKSANASYLGDFPKRREAPRKSEYNQDARRFKRYENSEDFMLNSDNYYTRHNSQEHIDYGSYLGNNHASSLYFQMF; encoded by the exons GTTTCCCGCAGATACCATGACGGTCACGATGGTGTATGATAATTCAGAGGCAACGGAGCTCTGTGCGGCTCAGCACCTCTACCTCAAGCCCATAGCAAAGTTGATGATCAACGTATTGCTCCCTGAGAGCACGGAACCCATGAGGCCCTTCTCTAACTGGGAAGTTCTTGACCAGCTGAAGAGCCTGATTTGTCCTGACCAGTTCACCACAGTGCGGCTCTCCAAGAGCACTAAGGACTTCATCCGATTTGAGGGGGAGGCTGAAACTCGAAGTTTGGTTCAGATCCTGAAGGCCAAGTTACACGGGAAGATCATCAAGCTAAGCGGTTTGAAAACAGACTTAAGAGTAGTGGCCACAGATGCCCAGGGGGAGTGGGAACACTTCCCCAAAGAAAAGGGGGCACCGTTGGCTGACGGGTCTGAAGAGCAGGACCACGATAAGAGCCCAGATTCCATATACTTCGAAGGCCTGCCCTGCAAGTGGTTTGCACCTAAAGGTTCCAGCGGGGAGAAGCCATGTGAAGAGATCCTTCGGGTGGTCTTTGAAAGTTTTGGGAAGATCAAGAATGTGGATATTCCGATGCTCGACCCCTACCGAGAAGTCATGACTGGTGGGAGCTTTGGGGGGTTCAGCTTCGGCTTGCAGACGTTCGAGGCCTTTATACAGTACCAGGAGTCAACTGACTTTGTAAAGGCCATGGAGTCCCTCCGCGGGATGAAGCTGATGCTTAAAGGAGATGATGGGAAAGCTCTGGCATGTAACATTAAG GTTATGTTTGATACAACCAAACACTTCAGTGAAGGAGCTATAAGGAGGAGAAATCAAGAAAGGCTGAAATTACAAGAgctggaggaagaaaggaaaaaaaagaagagagaagaggaagaggctgaAAG aaagagaaaagaggaggagaggaaagcccaggaaaagaggagaaaggcCAGAGTCAGGAGGCACGCCCTGAAGGAAAGAGACAGACACCGGCAAAGGAGACAGAAGGACAGTGCCAAAGCGGAGCCCCGTCAGGGGCCCAGCTCTTCCGAGGactgggaagagaggaagggccTGCTGGCCAGGAGGCGGCTGGAGGCCCTCCGCCTGCTGCGGGCGCTCCTGAGGAAAATCGCAATAAGGCCCTTGCCCCAGTGTTCCTCGCTTTGG GGGTCTATACAATTTAACCCACGGGAGGTAGATGTTGCAGTCTCCAAAGCTAATCGTGCTCCGGGGACCACACTGGGAGCTCTGAAGAAAGAAGAGTTAAACACTCAGTATCTTCAAAATCAGGAGGAAATGCCAAGATATCAGGTTTCCAAGTCAgataacaagagaaaacaaaaaatgaaggaaagagcTACGGCTCACTTACGTAAATCTTCCCActaccttggggaaaaaaaattaagatattcaGCTAGAAAAGAGAGAACTGGAAAATTATTAACCAGTGAATACAATCACAGTTTGCTCCCTGATGGGAATTCTTTGCAAATTGCCATGATTCAAGGTCAATCTCTTGCGAAAGAAGACTACCATGGTTCTAATAAATCCTATTCTTCCAGATTAGTTGAGAGAGACcatggcaggaaacagaagatctATGAAACAGATGAATTTATTGACTATCTTCTTAACTATTATCACACTCCAAAATATGCCCGTATCTGCCTAGAACCAAGTCACATAACAAGCACATGTCAGTGGCACAGGGCCGTCCATGCGAAAGGAAGTGGATTTCAAATCAATTTGAGAAAACATAAGCGTCATTTAACCAGTTTGAGCCAAATGCAAAACCTAGATAGGAGAGAACAGGTGCAAGAAGACGATTCCTGCACAAAGATTTGTACTCAGGATCCTGAGCATAAAGCACAAAAGAGGGGAAAAGTGGATTATGCCAAAGAGTGTAGAATGTTTAAGGGGTTTAAACATCATTGCAAGGACACAGTATGTGAAGCTGGTGATCGGCCATCCCCAGCTTTTGGAAAGAGCCATCTGTTGGAACAGACTCATGCTTACCAGGTCCAAGATTCCATATCCACAAGTCAAAGCCAAGTTTCCTCGCCCAACAGGTCAGCAGACTTTGATTTGAGGTTGACAGATTTCTTAGAGGAAATTAGCAGTGATTCTGAATGTTTCAGTGAAATCCTTAGTataaacaaagaggagaaagagaaatctgtGGCCACATATGATAGCTCCCCAGAAAAGGGATCTCTTGACACTGATGAAATCATCACTTGCGATCCAGAAATTAGGTCAAGTCAGCAAACCTTGTACTCAGAGTGGAAACATGAGGAGGAAAAATACTCTAAATACGAGCTTAGGAAACCAGGCAAGAGGTCCAATTATGAACTGAGATGTTCATGGCTTGAGGGTGAAAACAGTTCTATTAGAGATGAGAAGAGCAACAGcaaaaagagtgaaatattgGCCCCCAAATACTTATTTGATAAAAGCTACCACCACGAATCCAGTACCAGTGATCAATTAGACACTGTCACAAGAAAGAGGATGCAGTTTAGTGATAGTACATTTAACCAGAAAGTGAACTATAGGCCCTTTCATGTGCCAATAACATCATCAAAAAGTGCTAATGCTTCCTATTTGGGGGATTTTCCCAAAAGAAGAGAGGCTCCACGGAAGTCAGAATATAACCAGGATGCAAGGAGGTTTAAAAGATATGAGAATTCTGAAGATTTCATGCTGAATTCTGATAATTACTATACCAGACATAACAGTCAGGAGCACATTGACTACGGAAGCTATTTAGGAAACAACCACgctagttctttatattttcaaatgttttga